One region of Xyrauchen texanus isolate HMW12.3.18 chromosome 11, RBS_HiC_50CHRs, whole genome shotgun sequence genomic DNA includes:
- the LOC127651726 gene encoding NACHT, LRR and PYD domains-containing protein 3-like isoform X1 — MSLNEEREEESTTSKTSLCEQTEECAAYEHQTQRAASAGSSCVSMKNDEYMKSPAFSDGAETCDFRRKRKTAASPEPSFVSMKSDDSMVNPPEFSDGAVTSDPFGDAYKIIRSVEFCQSHIRQQDTNPVMLEETENLHQPVDDVFQRVKDQHKTIMKNKYESLFEGIKLQENQTLLNRIYTQLYMIEGESEGVNEEHEVLHMEKTARTQHLQGTQIYCNDIFKSEAGCEEKRTEQIKSVLTKGIAGIGKTVSVQKFILDWAEGRANQDVDFMFVLPFRELNLIKDEQYSLHKLLLDFHPELHDLDSKIYNECKVVFIFDGLDESRIKLEFSDIEKVSDVTETSSVGVFMSSLIKGDLLPSALIWITSRPAAANQIPSKYIKRVTEIQGFNDPQKEEYFRKRISDEHQASKILSHIRRTRSLHIMCHIPVFCWISSTVLQNILKQDDSAEIPQTLTEMYIHFLLIQINMRNQKYDERDPEKLLQSNREVIVKLAELAFKQLMKGNVMFYEEDLIESGIDITDASVYSGICTEIFKEESVIYQRKVYRFIHLSFQEFLAAFHVFHYLVSTTMDALKSFASLHNLLKGAVDEAVVSANGHLDLFLRFLLGISLESNQRLLQDQLTHIENSSESIKNISQYIKDKIKNDKRLSTGRSINLFLCLLEMKDQTLYSEIQEFVKSDKHSENKLTPAQCSSIAYMLRMSEEVMVELDLKKYNTSEVGRRRLIPAVSNCRKALLAGFNVTGQHCEIVASALQSSNSLLRELDLSNNDLEDSGVKLIADGLKNTNCKLEILRLSGCMVTEVGCCHLASALSSNPSHLKELDLSYNHPGELGVNLLSERLNDPNCKLGKLKLYPNEQSRITPGLLKYFCELTLDPNTAHPTLLLSEDKRNVTRLIEVQSYPDHQDRFKHYEQVLSEQSLTGRCYWEAKLTGGGHIAVTYKDICRKQGRDSRFGLNEKSWSLYWTKNGNVCSASHNNKNTYVPPPSPSSDRIGVYLDRSDGILSFYSVTDTHTLTHLHTFNTTFTEDLYAGFRPYPDSSVTLCYSPRRGNTENNSL; from the exons AAAACCGCAGCATCTCCAGAACCTAGCTTTGTGTCTATGAAGAGTGATGACTCTATGGTGAATCCCCCTGAATTTAGTGATGGAGCAGTGACCTCTGACCCTTT TGGGGATGCATATAAGATAATCAGATCTGTGGAGTTCTGCCAGTCTCATATCAGGCAACAAGATACAAATCCAGTCATGCTGGAGGAGACTGAAAACCTGCACCAACCAGTAGATGATGTTTTTCAGAGAGTCAAAGACCAACACAAAACCATCATGAAGAACAAGTATGAGAGCTTATTTGAGGGAATCAAACTACAAGAGAATCAAACGCTCCTGAACAGGATTTACACACAGCTCTACAtgatagagggagagagtgaagggGTGAATGAAGAACATGAGGTTTTACACATGGAGAAAACAGCAAGAACTCAACACTTACAAGGCACTCAAATCTactgcaatgacatctttaaatcTGAAGCAGGATGTGAGGAGAAGAGAACAGAGCAAATAAAGTCTGTTCTTACGAAAGGCATCGCTGGAATTGGAAAAAccgtctctgtgcagaagttcattctgGACTGGGCCGAGGGAAGAGCCAATCAGGATGTAGATTTCATGTTTGTGCTTCCATTTCGAGAGCTGAACTTGATTAAAGATGAGCAGTACAGTCTTCACAAACTTCTGCTGGACTTTCATCCTGAACTTCATGATCTGGACTCAAAGATTTATAATGAGTGTAAAGTTGTGTTCATCTTTGACGGTCTGGATGAAAGCAGAATTAAACTGGAGTTTTCAGACATTGAGAAAGTTTCTGATGTGACTGAGACTTCATCAGTGGGTGTGTTTATGTCAAGCCTCATCAAAGGAGATCTGCTTCCCTCCGCTctcatctggatcacctccagaccagcagcagccaatcagatccccTCCAAATACATCAAGCGTGTGACTGAGATTCAGGGattcaatgaccctcagaaggaggaatatttcaggaagagaatcagtGATGAGCATCAAGCCAGCAAAATCCTCTCACACATTAGAAGAACAAGAAGCCTCCACATCATGTgccacataccagtcttctgttggatcTCATCCACTGTGCTTCAAAACATCCTGAAACAAGATGACAGTGCAGAAATCCCTCAAACTCTGACTGAAATGTACATCCACTTCCTGCTCATTCAGATCAATATGAGGAATCAGAAGTATGATGAGAGAGATCCAGAGAAACTTCTGCAGTCCAACAGAGAAGTGATTGTGAAACTTGCTGAACTGGCTTTCAAACAGCTGATGAAGGGTAATGTCAtgttctatgaggaggacctgatTGAGAGCGGCATAGACATCACTGATGCCTCAGTGTATTCTGGGATCTGCACTGAGATCTTTAAGGAGGAATCTGTGATTTATCAGAGGAAAGTCTATAGATTCATACATCTGAGCTTTCAGGAGTTTCTGGCTGCTTTCCATGTTTTTCACTATCTTGTAAGCACAACTATGGATGCCCTGAAATCTTTTGCTTCACTACATAATTTGCTCAAAGGAGCAGTAGATGAAGCTGTTGTGAGTGCAAATGGACACCTGGATCTTTTCCTGCGATTCCTGCTGGGCATCTCACTGGAGTCCAATCAGAGACTCTTACAGGATCAACTAACACATATAGAGAACAGCTCAGAGAGCATCAAGAACATTTCACAGTACATTAAAGACAAAATCAAGAATGACAAACGTCTTTCCACTGGAagatccatcaatctgttcctcTGTCTGCTGGAGATGAAAGATCAGACTCTGTACAGTGAGATTCAGGAGTTTGTGAAATCAGACAAACACTCAGAAAATAAACTCACTCCTGCTCAATGTTCTTCAATCGCCTACATGCTTCGGATGTCAGAGGAGGTGATGGTTGAGCTGGACCTGAAGAAATACAACacatcagaggtgggtagaagaAGACTGATACCAGCTGTGAGCAACTGCAGAAAAGCTCT TCTTGCTGGCTTTAATGTCACTGGTCAGCACTGTGAAATTGTAGCTTCAGCTCTACAGTCATCAAACTCCCTcctgagagagctggatctgagtaacaatgacctggaggattcaggagtgaagctgattGCTGATGGACTGAAGAACACAAACTGTAAACTAGAGATTCTGAG attatctggttGTATGGTGACAGAAGTTGGCTGTTGTCATCTAGCTTCAGCTCTGAGTTCAAACCCTTCACACCTGAAAGAGttggatctgagctacaatcacccaggagaattAGGAGTCAATCTGCTCTCTGAGAGACTCAATGATCCAAACTGCAAACTGGGCAAACTCAA gttgtACCCTAATGAACAATCCAGAATCACACCAGGACTACTGAAAT atttctgtgaGCTCACACTGGATCCAAACACAGCACACCCTACCCTCTTACTGTCTGAGGACAAAAGAAATGTGACACGTTTGATTGAAGTTCAGTCCTATCCGGATCATCAAGACAGATTTAAGCACTATGAGCAGGTTCTGTCTGAAcagagtctgactggacgctgttactgggaggcTAAATTGACTGGTGGGGGTCACATAGCAGTGACATATAAAGATATCTGTAGAAAACAAGGCCGTGACAGTCGGTTTGGACTCAATGAAAAGTCCTGGAGTCTTTACTGGACTAAAAACGGTAATGTTTGCTCTGCAAGTCACAACAATAAGAACACTTACGTTCCTCCCCCTTCACCCTCCTCTGACAGAATTGGAGTGTATCTGGACCGGTCAGACGGCattctgtccttctacagcgtcactgacacacacacactcacacacttacacacattcaacaccacattcactgaagacctctatgctggatttaggccttatcctgattcctcagtgacTTTATGCTACAGCCCAAGACGAGGAAATACTGAAAATAATTCACTCTAG